In one window of Musa acuminata AAA Group cultivar baxijiao chromosome BXJ3-2, Cavendish_Baxijiao_AAA, whole genome shotgun sequence DNA:
- the LOC103976777 gene encoding respiratory burst oxidase homolog protein B: MGAADGHQSSAIVETESVGSDQVGFSGPLNKHGGGSNRKSARFNLPPHAAAPVDGETFLEITLDVTDDSVAVHSVKPAAGGVGGKAEDPEEVSLLVQKLERQSASFGSSVLRSASSRIRQVSQELRQLASLTKRPAAPRLDRSKSAAAHALKGLKFITKANGAAGWPAVEKRFDRLSVDGALHLSLFGQCIGMKESSEFAGELFDALKRRRSITGDKITKAELREFWDQISDQSFDSRLQTFFDMVDKDLDGRITEEEVKEIISLSASANKLSKIQEKAEEYARLIMEELDPDNVGYIEIYNLEMLLVQAPSQSMQLATTNSRNLSQLLSQRLNPTQERNPLRRWYQRAKYFMEDYWQRVWVVVLWLCVCAALFAWKFVQYRRRAVYHVMGYCVCVAKGGAETLKFNMALILLPVCRNALTWLRTRTKLGKVLPFDDSLSFHKVVAAGIAVGLGLHAIAHLTCDFPRLLHATDAEYEPMKPFFGDARPSDYWWFVKGTEGWTGVAMVVLMAVAFILATPWFRRGAISLPKPLHRLTGYDAFWYSHHLFVIVYVLLVIHGYFLYLTKKWYKRTTWMYVAIPVVLYASERLTKVMRAKIQVVKILKVAVYPGNVLALHVSKPPGFTYRSGQYITVNCAAVSPFQWHPFSITSAPQDDYISVHIRSAGDWTSQLIEVFSKACQPSTAGKSGRLRADINDGSDDGVSPSFPRVLIDGPYGAPAQDYEKYEVVLLVGLAIGATPFISIVKDILNNIKQRDVEEGGGGRSSTEANSFRTRRAYFYWVTREQDSFEWFRGVMDEVAEADAQGVIELHNYCTSVYEEGDARAALIAMLQSLNHAKHGVDVVAGTRVKSHFARPNWRSVYKRIALNHPDQRIGVFYCGKPTLVKELRQLAQDFSHKTTTKFDFHKENF, from the exons ATGGGAGCCGCCGACGGACACCAGTCGTCTGCCATCGTTGAGACGGAGAGCGTCGGCAGCGACCAGGTGGGCTTCAGTGGCCCGCTCAATAAGCACGGCGGCGGCAGCAACCGTAAGAGTGCTCGCTTTAACCTCCCTCCCCATGCCGCAGCCCCCGTCGACGGCGAGACCTTCTTGGAGATCACTCTCGACGTGACAGACGACAGCGTCGCGGTCCACAGCGTCAAGCCGGCGGCCGGTGGAGTGGGAGGGAAGGCGGAGGACCCGGAGGAGGTCTCGCTGCTGGTGCAGAAGCTGGAGCGGCAATCCGCGTCGTTCGGGTCGTCGGTGCTCCGCTCCGCGTCGTCGCGGATCCGGCAGGTGTCGCAGGAGCTCCGGCAGCTTGCCTCGCTCACCAAGCGCCCGGCCGCGCCCCGGCTCGACCGGTCCAAGTCGGCCGCCGCCCACGCGCTCAAGGGCCTCAAGTTCATAACCAAGGCCAACGGCGCCGCCGGATGGCCAGCCGTCGAGAAGCGCTTCGACCGGCTCTCCGTTGACGGCGCCCTCCACCTCTCCCTCTTCGGCCAGTGCATAG GCATGAAGGAGTCGTCGGAGTTCGCGGGAGAGCTATTCGACGCACTAAAGAGGAGGAGAAGCATCACCGGAGACAAGATAACCAAGGCGGAGCTGAGGGAGTTCTGGGATCAAATCTCCGACCAAAGCTTCGATTCTCGCCTCCAGACCTTCTTCGACAT GGTGGACAAGGACTTGGACGGAAGGATCACAGAAGAGGAGGTCAAAGAG ATCATATCGCTGAGTGCTTCGGCCAACAAGCTCTCCAAGATCCAAGAAAAGGCGGAAGAGTACGCCCGCCTCATCATGGAGGAATTGGACCCAGATAACGTCGGCTACATCGAG ATATACAACCTGGAGATGCTGCTGGTGCAAGCGCCGAGCCAGTCGATGCAACTTGCGACGACCAACAGCCGCAACCTCAGTCAGCTGCTCAGCCAGAGGCTGAATCCGACGCAGGAGCGCAACCcgctcaggcggtggtaccagcgGGCCAAGTACTTCATGGAGGACTACTGGCAGCGGGTATGGGTGGTGGTGCTGTGGCTCTGCGTCTGCGCCGCCCTCTTCGCCTGGAAGTTCGTGCAGTACCGCCGCCGCGCGGTGTACCACGTCATGGGCTACTGCGTTTGCGTCGCCAAAGGCGGCGCCGAGACACTCAAGTTCAACATGGCGCTCATCCTCCTCCCCGTCTGCCGCAACGCCCTCACCTGGCTTCGCACCAGGACGAAGCTCGGCAAGGTGCTCCCCTTCGACGACAGCCTCAGCTTCCACAAG GTGGTCGCGGCGGGCATCGCAGTGGGCTTGGGGCTGCACGCGATCGCGCACCTGACGTGCGACTTCCCGCGGCTGCTTCACGCGACGGACGCGGAGTACGAGCCGATGAAGCCCTTCTTCGGGGACGCCCGGCCGAGCGACTACTGGTGGTTCGTGAAGGGGACGGAGGGGTGGACGGGGGTGGCCATGGTGGTGCTGATGGCCGTGGCCTTCATTCTCGCCACCCCCTGGTTCCGCCGCGGCGCCATCAGCCTGCCCAAGCCCCTGCACCGCCTCACCGGCTACGACGCCTTCTGGTACTCCCACCACCTCTTCGTCATCGTCTACGTCCTCCTCGTCATCCACGGCTACTTCCTCTATCTCACCAAGAAATGGTACAAGAGAACG ACCTGGATGTATGTGGCGATCCCGGTGGTCCTCTACGCGAGCGAGCGGCTGACGAAGGTGATGAGGGCGAAGATCCAAGTGGTGAAGATACTAAAGGTGGCGGTGTACCCGGGCAACGTGCTGGCTCTCCATGTATCCAAGCCACCGGGCTTCACGTACCGAAGCGGGCAGTACATCACCGTCAACTGCGCCGCTGTCTCCCCCTTCCAATG GCATCCGTTCTCCATCACGTCGGCTCCGCAAGACGACTACATCAGCGTCCACATACGGTCGGCGGGCGACTGGACCAGTCAGCTGATAGAGGTGTTCTCCAAG GCGTGTCAGCCATCGACCGCTGGGAAAAGTGGGCGGCTGAGAGCTGACATCAATGACGGCAGCGACGATGGAGTGAGTCCAAG CTTCCCAAGAGTGCTAATCGACGGGCCATACGGCGCGCCGGCACAAGATTACGAGAAGTACGAGGTGGTGCTATTGGTGGGGCTGGCAATCGGCGCCACCCCCTTCATCAGCATCGTCAAGGACATCCTCAACAACATAAAGCAGCGGGACGTCGAGGAGGGCGGCGGCGGCCGGTCCTCGACGGAGGCGAACTCGTTCAGAACGCGGCGGGCTTACTTCTACTGGGTGACACGGGAGCAGGACTCGTTCGAGTGGTTCAGGGGGGTGATGGACGAGGTAGCGGAGGCGGACGCGCAGGGCGTCATCGAGCTCCACAACTACTGCACCAGCGTGTACGAGGAGGGCGATGCCCGCGCCGCCCTCATCGCCATGCTGCAGTCCCTCAACCACGCCAAGCACGGGGTGGACGTGGTGGCGGGCACCCGCGTCAAGTCCCACTTCGCCCGCCCCAACTGGCGCAGTGTCTACAAGCGGATCGCGCTCAACCACCCCGACCAACGCATAG GTGTGTTCTACTGCGGTAAACCGACACTGGTGAAAGAGCTTCGGCAGCTGGCGCAGGATTTCTCGCACAAGACCACGACAAAGTTCGACTTCCACAAGGAGAACTTCTAA